In the genome of Arachis hypogaea cultivar Tifrunner chromosome 9, arahy.Tifrunner.gnm2.J5K5, whole genome shotgun sequence, the window ATTTTTAAAGCCTTATTTTTTATACACAACAaccaatttaataactaatttttaaggCGTAATTAGCAACTTTTTGAAGAATAAAACCTATGTTGTGTTGATTTATTAccatgaataaaaacaaaaaagtacAATACTGGAATAtgctacaaaataaaaatttgcaaTAAAAAAGATTATCATAAGGTTGTTGTATGATGAGGGGAGTGAGAGGCAGAGAAGAGAGGCATAGCCACAAGCACAGGCTGAGATTTTCCACACCCTCTCAACCATAGGAACTATCTATACATCTctcacctcttcttcctcttttctttactctttctcttcttcttcttctaactgCCACTAACACGTGGTGGTTTGTTAAACTAGTTTGTAACCAACCATGGCTTCCTCTTCTTCCTTGCATCTTTCTCAGGCTCTTTTGGCACGTGCTGTATACCTTCATGGCTCTTCCTCAGAGCGTGTCTCACTCACCACTACTTCCACTCTCTCCTCATTCCCATCATTCTCTGGCCTCAAGAcactctcttctacttcttcttcttcttcttcttcaaattgtGGCGGTTTAGGCGTCACATCACGTGCTCCACGCAGGGTTGGTTCTGTGGTTCGTGCCACTGCCGTTGAGACACTTGACAAGACCACAGAGGCATCTCTGGTTGAGAAATCCATCAACACAATTCGGTTCCTTTCCATTGATGCAGTTGAGAAGGCTAACTCAGGCCACCCTGGTCTCCCCATGGGTTGTGCTCCAATGGGTCACATTCTctatgatgaagtcatgaggtaTAATCCCAAGAACCCTTCTTGGTTCAACCGTGACAGGTTCATTCTCTCTGCTGGCCATGGTTGCATGCTCCAGTATGCTCTCCTTCACCTTGCAGGCTATGACAGTGTTCAGGTCAGTCTTGGATGGATAATTTCATTGGATCTATCAGAATGTCATTGTTGAATCCAAATACTTATGTTTAATTTAAATCAGTTCTGATTCATTTTAATTTAGAGTTTATTTTTTATGCACTCACGCTCTAAAATGTTTTAGACAATTGTCCAATCACATCATTTTTTTACGATCATTCACGCTGTCAATGCAAAAGTTAGTTATTTTTGCTGACGTTGGGATTGAATAATAGGAAGAAGATTTGAAGAGTTTCAGACAATGGGGAAGCAGAACTCCTGGACACCCTGAGAATTTTGAGACATATGGAGTTGAAGTTACCACAGGTTACATATGAGATCTCTCTTTAGTTTAAGTTTCCATGTCATGGCATAAGCCTTTTTGTTTTCTTGTGTTCTGTTATCTCAATTACCATGTTCTTTGTCTAGGTCCTCTTGGTCAAGGAATTGCCAATGCAGTTGGTTTGGCACTTGCTGAGAAGCACTTGGCTGCGCGGTTTAACAAGCCTGACAGCGAGATTGTGGACCATTACACGTAGGATAAGTTGATAACTGCATCTTGTTTGTGATCTATGAACTTGTGGTGATTGTGTGAATGACAAATTTGTTTTGTTCTTGGTTCTCTAGGTATGTTATATTGGGTGATGGTTGCCAAATGGAGGGAATTTCGAATGAAGCATGCTCACTTGCTGGACACTGGGGACTGGGGAAGCTTATTGCTTTCTATGATGACAACCACATTTCCATTGATGGTGACACAGAAATTGCATTCACTGAGAATGTTGACAAGCGTTTCGAGGCTCTTGGATGGCATGTCATTTGGGTAAAGAATGGAAACACCGGCTATGATGAGATTCGTGCAGCTATTAAGGAAGCAAAGGCTGTCAAAGACAAACCCACTTTGATCAAGGTTAGTTACCTGACATGAAGTAGCAGAAATTCATGGCTCTTTAGCTTTGATGTTTGTCCATATTCTCATACCATGTCTCTTTCCAGGTGACAACTACCATTGGATACGGTTCTCCAAACAAGGCTAACAGTTATAGTGTTCATGGAAGTGCATTAGGTGCTAAAGAAGTGGATGCTACAAGGAAGAATCTTGGATGGCCATATGAGCCTTTCCATGTTCCTGAGGATGTTAAAAAGTACGGATGGAGTGTTAagagtttttctttgttttctgttaGTAAACTGAGATTTTCATAATATGATCTTAAATGAAACTTGCTTGCTTACTTTCCGTAGGCATTGGAGCCGCCATGCCCCTGAAGGTGCAGCGCTTGAAGCCGAATGGAACGTTAAGTTTGCTGAATACTCGAAGAAATATCCAGAAGAAGCTACAGATCTGAAGTATATTATTACCGGCGAATTCCCTGCTGGTTGGGAGAAAGCACTGCCGGTTAGTAGAGTGCTAAACTGATAGGTTTCTCATGATGTTCATACGATAAGATTCTTAATAGTTATGTTGCATGATGCCTAATCCAAATTATATGCTAACAAGTTAATAGCATGTTCATTGTCACATTTCACATTCTTACTTCAATCAAATGGTGCCTGGAATATTAATCATGCTTCCCATTTGATTTCAACTTTACAGACATACACTCCAGAAAGCCCTGCTGATGCTACCAGAAACTTGTCTCAGCAGAATCTCAATTCCCTTGCTAAGGTTCTTCCTGGCCTGATTGGTGGCAGTGCTGATCTTGCCTCTTCCAACATGACCTTGTTGAAAATGTTTGGAGACTTCCAAAAGGGTACTCCGGAAGAACGCAATGTTAGATTTGGTGTCAGGGAACATGGAATGGGAGCAATCTGCAATGGCATTGCTCTTCACA includes:
- the LOC112712350 gene encoding transketolase, chloroplastic; this translates as MASSSSLHLSQALLARAVYLHGSSSERVSLTTTSTLSSFPSFSGLKTLSSTSSSSSSSNCGGLGVTSRAPRRVGSVVRATAVETLDKTTEASLVEKSINTIRFLSIDAVEKANSGHPGLPMGCAPMGHILYDEVMRYNPKNPSWFNRDRFILSAGHGCMLQYALLHLAGYDSVQEEDLKSFRQWGSRTPGHPENFETYGVEVTTGPLGQGIANAVGLALAEKHLAARFNKPDSEIVDHYTYVILGDGCQMEGISNEACSLAGHWGLGKLIAFYDDNHISIDGDTEIAFTENVDKRFEALGWHVIWVKNGNTGYDEIRAAIKEAKAVKDKPTLIKVTTTIGYGSPNKANSYSVHGSALGAKEVDATRKNLGWPYEPFHVPEDVKKHWSRHAPEGAALEAEWNVKFAEYSKKYPEEATDLKYIITGEFPAGWEKALPTYTPESPADATRNLSQQNLNSLAKVLPGLIGGSADLASSNMTLLKMFGDFQKGTPEERNVRFGVREHGMGAICNGIALHSPGFIPYCATFFVFTDYMRAAIRISALCEAGVIYVMTHDSIGLGEDGPTHQPIEHLASFRAMPNILMLRPADGNETAGAYKVAVLNKKRPSILALSRQKLAQLAGTSIEGVEKGGYIISDNSSGNKPDVILIGTGSELEIAAAAGEELRKEGKAVRVVSFVSWELFDEQSAEYKESVLPAAVTARVSIEAGSTFGWQKIVGSQGKAIGIDRFGASAPAGKIYKEFGITKEAVIAAAKQLS